CCTTGCATGACCGGCCTGAGCTGCCTGTCTCTGGATGACGCCACCCGTTTGAGCCAATGGGCGGACGTGATCGGCGCCATGAGCTTCGAGGCCCTGCGCGGCCAACTCGATGCCTTCGACCCTGAAATCATCGCGCTCAAACCCCACCCCGGCATGCAGCGTGTGGGCAGCAATTTGCGTCGCCTGCTGGACGGTAGTGAAATCATTGCCAGCAGCCAGGGCATTCGCACCCAGGACGCCTTGAGCATTCGCTCGATCCCGCAGGTTCATGGCGCCGCGCGCGATCAGTTGGAACACGCGGCAAGGCAGATCGAAACCGAACTCAACTCCACGACCGACAACCCGATGCTGCTGGGTACACCCGACGCATATCGGGTGGTTTCCCAAGCGAATCCGCACGGCCAGTCCGTGGCCATGGCGGCCGATTTGCTAGCCATCGCGGTGGCCGAGATCGGGGCGATTGCCGAGCGTCGACTCGATCGCCTGATAAACCCGTTGGTCAGTGGTTTGCCGGCCTTTCTGGTCAGTCAACCGGGTGTGAACTCGGGGATGATGATTGTCCAGTACGTGGCCGCTTCACTCTGTGCCGAAAACCGTCAGCTGGCCCAGCCGGCCGTCATCGACAACTACGTTACCTCCGGCCTGCAGGAGGATCATCTGAGCATGGGCACCAATGCCGGGTTGAAGCTGCACCGCGCCCTGGAGAACTGTACGCAGATCCTCGCCATCGAGTACCTGTTGGCGGCCCAGGCATTCGAGTTCCTCAAGGAGCAGCGCTTTGGTGCAGGCACCCACGTTGCCTGGCGGCTGTTGCGCGAACGGGTCCCGGCCTATGCCCAGGACCGTTGGCTGGCCCCGGATATCGCCAGCAGTGCATCGATCCTGAAGGACCCTGGCCTGCTTGGCGCTGCCTTCCCCGAGCTGCTGTGACGGGTGCGGCCCTATTCCGAAGGCCGCGTTGGGTTGCCGCCGGCCTGACAAATGCTCTACCGTGCTGCTCATTTAATTGAAAACAAGGGCGTTTCCCGCCCTCAAAGCACATCGGGCGAACGCATGGAGCTATTTCGCATTTACAGTGGTTCAACGTTGGTGGGGTGGTCAGCGCTTGAGGACGGCGACCCTCCGATGGGCGTCGTCTCTGGCGAGTTCAAGCCAGCCGATGGCTACCCTGCCATCCAGGCTGAGTGCCAATCCAGCTGCGGTGACCAATCTTCCCTGGGGCTTTCCGTCAGAACGGCTGTGGGTGTCATGATCCCATGCGCTGGCATCAATATTTCGGATTATTCTCAGGAACTGGCGGATGGCTGTATGGAAGTCAGCATTCTGGGGATACCTTATCCCGTCTACGAAACGTTGTTTCCCAGCCTGGTGCAGATGTACGCCCGTCAGTTTGACTGAGTGAGTGCTGAAGAACAGAGCCCGCTTGAAGTATCGCTTCCGCTCAGCCCCAGCTGCCTTCTACGCAAAGCAGACAGTCGTGGCGGGTAGCTTTCCGATCGACCATTAGTCAGCGCTCAGGGAAGTAGCCGCCAAATGCCGAAGGCAAACCTCACTCACCTGCAAGTCATCGCCGCCCCCTCCAACCTGGGGCTCAGCCCCCTGCGACCGAACCATGAACCCGGCACATGGCGTGCCCCGGCCGCATTGGTGGCTGCCGGCCTGCTCGAGGCGGTCAACGCACGGACCTTCAATGCCTTGCCGCGCCCCACCTATTCACCCGCGGCGCAACCTGGAACACGCTTGCGCAATGGCCACGCCCTGCGTGCGTTCAACCTCGCACTGGCGGACCTGGTCGCGCAGGCCCATCGACAGGGCGATTTACCGCTCGTGATCGGCGGCGATTGCTCGGTGCTGCTGGGGGCGCTTGCAGGCGCGCGACAGGCGGGGCCGCTTTCACTGATTCATATCGATGGGCACAGCGATTTTCGTCATCCCGGCAACTACAACCCCGAGCAGACGCTGGGTGCCGTGGCAGGCATGGACCTTGCCCTGGCGAC
This genomic stretch from Pseudomonas entomophila L48 harbors:
- the hutH gene encoding histidine ammonia-lyase encodes the protein MSFAEKIIIAEAPVRWQDVVAVARHGAKLELAPSAWARIENAQAIVQRIVSSGDRAYGVNTGLGALCNVSLQDEQLSQLSHNTLLSHACGVGAALSDEQTRAIMCAAIINFCQGRSGLQRKVVEALLTLLNQHITPQVPKQGSVGYLTHMAHISISLLGVGQVSYRGQIVPAQQALAEVGLAPIKLGAKDGLCLVNGTPCMTGLSCLSLDDATRLSQWADVIGAMSFEALRGQLDAFDPEIIALKPHPGMQRVGSNLRRLLDGSEIIASSQGIRTQDALSIRSIPQVHGAARDQLEHAARQIETELNSTTDNPMLLGTPDAYRVVSQANPHGQSVAMAADLLAIAVAEIGAIAERRLDRLINPLVSGLPAFLVSQPGVNSGMMIVQYVAASLCAENRQLAQPAVIDNYVTSGLQEDHLSMGTNAGLKLHRALENCTQILAIEYLLAAQAFEFLKEQRFGAGTHVAWRLLRERVPAYAQDRWLAPDIASSASILKDPGLLGAAFPELL